One Cardiocondyla obscurior isolate alpha-2009 linkage group LG25, Cobs3.1, whole genome shotgun sequence genomic window, TGAACTTAAAGAAGTTGTTCTCTTTGTAATTGATGAAGTGTCAATAATATCAAATTTggttttaatgtatatacattttcgattgacagaaatatttgatacaaatgaCGTTGAAGATGGTTGGTTCAATAAAAaacacattcttttatttggcgATTTACTTCAATTGCCTCCTGTACGTGAAGATTGTATTTTTGCGCAATTATCAAATGATAATATTAGCAAATGCATTGGTTCTTTAACTGCTATTAATTTGTGGTCtacgttatttcattacgatAAATTGACGATTAATATGCGTCAGCGAGAAGACGATACATATAGGCAATTGTTGTCGAGAATTCGTATTGGTACATTGACAACGACTGATCGTGTCGtacttgaaaatagaaaaataatttttaaaggtgATTCTTTGGAATCCAGATTAAAGGAATtatgcgattttattaataattgttcatcgGACGCTGTTTGTCTACTACCTGCACGTCATATGTGTGACGCTCTCAATACAGCTATGTTAAGTCGCATTGATTCGAAAGAGATATTACTAATTGCTAAAGATACAATTGACTgtactttatatttaaaaaaaaaagtattaaaagtattatcaaataatgacgatgataattctaaaactgctggactttcaaaaataattgtaattaaaattggagcaaAAGTTATGATAAGGCGTAATATCGATGCTACTTTGGGTCTGGTGAACGGTACAATAGCTACAGTAGTTTCAGTTGTACAAGATATATCTACTGATTgtgtggaaaaaattaaattgcttttaccttcaggattagaatatttgatagaaagagtaaacgttaaatttgaagtggtggataaagcatttgttgtaagaaaacaatttccacTGTGTCTGAGTTATGAAATAACTATTCATAAAAGTCAAGGATTGAGTTTACAGACTGCTGTTATTGATATAggaaattctatatttaattatggtCAATCTTACGTTGCATTGTCTCGAGTAACAACTGTGGAAGGATTGAATTTGATTAACTTTGATCCTTCCAAAGTGACAGCTGACGAAAAAGCTATTGACGAATACAATCGACTATAAGGTATAAGTACAaaccagaggcagaaataattactatgCAAAAGGAACGTCGTATCAAAGTGAAAGATATTCTATGGATACAATCTAAACTAGTCGAAGCAGTTCAAGAAAATGGTCAGCAAAATCaaacgttacaaataaatactaCTTGGGTTCTACGTGGTTttgaaaatacagaaattgTTGTATGTTATGCTAATACGGTTATACAATGTCTATTTCATTTAAGTCCTATTAGAAAGCAACTGCTaaattgtgataaatcaaatattctacgtatgttaatgcatcggtatgaatatggaatgagtaatttaaatacatatgatgTTCGACAAAATTTAGGAGAATCGTTTACGATGAATATAAAACTAGACGGAATCAAGTTTTTAACAACTTTGTGTACAAGGTACGAGTGTATAAGAGAGTCAGTAGAGCATGAAATAACTTTTACTATTCGGTGTGTTACGtgtcaatatacaaaaacaattagttctaataatttatttatttcgatacctattattaattttaataaacagagCTATAAtctacaagatttatttaatgttacatactCTCATTGGTATCAAACTGATAACGGGTTTTGTGATAATTGTACAGGAAATAGTGTactaaagatataattattattcattttgcaatattttcgttaaaaaacgATAAAGGGTGCGTTCCAGCTAAGAGACACAGTGTCGACACAGTGTGCCTGTGTGTTACACAGTGTCGACTTATAGTTGGAACACATTTTAGTTCTTTATTTTGCCATAATGCGCTACAGTAGTGAAAAACCGGTTGGTGAAGTTGGTTTCTAGAGTAttatcagaattaaaaaaattttttattaatatttacagatGAATGCAcacaaaaaagttaaaataaattatttgatggAAACTGTCAATGACAGTAGTACTACAAGTACAGACAGTTCTAGTGAGCAAAATGATTTATCTctatcatttattaatacatctTCTAGTAGTGAAGAAGACAATGAGTGTATATtgttattttctatattaaaatatttaatcagtGGATGTAAGAGACATCGAGTTAAAAACTATCTTGATATTGTGGATAGTTGAACAGATCTTGAATTTAAGGAACATTTACGCATTGAACGAACCaca contains:
- the LOC139111731 gene encoding ATP-dependent DNA helicase pif1-like, with the protein product MFKPWRNLDDLKDNCDTYAEAYEKAKLHLTEALQYHEKVQELQKVFENAKQLVQQVDEELQQKIGIQNIEAGEAMQDFRDLGEKIDNIDVSEIIAKLNADQLRVFDRVIDTVRSKDSILRLYVSGEGGTGKSFLIKTIKCWIKHNLNKDTALAAPTDIAAFNIDGLTVLQLLQLPVEHGQTSKYKPLSNHVLNVLRTELKEVVLFVIDEVSIISNLVLMYIHFRLTEIFDTNDVEDGWFNKKHILLFGDLLQLPPVREDCIFAQLSNDNISKCIGSLTAINLWSTLFHYDKLTINMRQREDDTYRQLLSRIRIGTLTTTDRVVLENRKIIFKGDSLESRLKELCDFINNCSSDAVCLLPARHMCDALNTAMLSRIDSKEILLIAKDTIDCTLYLKKKVLKVLSNNDDDNSKTAGLSKIIVIKIGAKVMIRRNIDATLGLVNGTIATVVSVVQDISTDCVEKIKLLLPSGLEYLIERVNVKFEVVDKAFVVRKQFPLCLSYEITIHKSQGLSLQTAVIDIGNSIFNYGQSYVALSRVTTVEGLNLINFDPSKVTADEKAIDEYNRL